The Chitinophaga sp. H8 region ACATGATTACCAATGAATACGTTAGGTTGTATAATCGTCCCTTCCCCTATTACTGCACTATCACTGATTGCTTTAGTAGCAGGTTCAAACGGGCGGAAGCGTTTTACCAGTTTTACATAAGCACTGAAAGGGTCATTAATGACCAGCAGCGCCTTACCTTCCGGGCAGGGTACTTCTTTGTTAATAATAATGATAGTAGCCGCTGAGGTAAGACAGGCATTATAGTATTTTTCAAAGTCCACGAAGGAGATATCCCCCTCCTGCACCTTATGTATTTCATTGATACCGGTAGCCTGCAATTCTTTATTGCCTACCAGTTCAGCACCGATGAATGCTGCTATTTCCGTTACCGCAATTGGTGCGTCCAACTTCATATAATCCGTATTATGAGGTGATGTTTAAGTGCGACAAAGTTAGGAGAGATTTAGGTATGCCGCTCATGCTTTCTATAATTTTATCAGCGTGTAAAAAAGCACCGTTTAACTGCAGACCGTTTCTTTTAACCTTGTTTTTTTAGTTTCGGACAATAAAAGGTTGATTTGTTTAACTGTTGTTATCCACAATTATTTTACTTGTGTGAATAAATTTTTTTGTAAAATTTTTCTTTTGTCATAAAATTCTTTTTAATATTGTGTAGGGAATATTATTTCCCTGTACTTACTAACCCATTCACATAACAAGAAAGTCTGATTGTTCCAACGGTCAGACTTTTTTTATGTCCGCTACAACCCTTTATCCACGCATGTTACAGCCGACGCCTTGTTTTCAATTACAAAAACGATTGCTTACAGTTACTGAGAGAAGTACTGCTTTTTACGGTTTTTGAAAAAGGGCGTTTCTGTTCATTTTTTTCATTTCAGGCCTTTTTATCCCCCCTTTTATAAAAAAAAGTTTCCTGTTTTTTCACTTAAAACCTGTTTGATGATCCTAAAGGGATAAAAAGAGGCCAATAAGTACGCAAAGGGTGGTTCATGTGCCAGCTTAACGATGTTTATTCCGGTGCATTATCCTTTATGATACAGTAGCTGAAAGGTTGATGAATAAAAGGTTGTACAGGATTACAGTGATCGTTTGTCTATTGTTTCCGTTTGAAAGATACAGACAGGCTGTTCTTTTAATAAAGTGTTGTCATTAAACACAATAGCAATAAAAAAAGGCTATTCCGATGTTCCGGAACAGCCCTTTCCAAGTAGTAGTAACCTTACAGCCGGGAAGTTATATCGCCTTGCTGAATATTTGTGTCTGAGGGAGTTGTTTCCACAAGCGGGCATCAAAAGCCATACATATATTGCGGATAAAAGGCTTCCCCTGTGGCGTAACAGTTATCTTCTTCGGCAATACATTTACCAGTCCGTCTTTTTCCAGTTCCTGCAGCCGTTCCAATCCTTCCATGATGGCATCACATTGGGTATCTTCCCTGTTCCAGGAGGTTTCAAACTTACACATGAGCGCATGGATGTGTTTACGGATCAGCAGGTCTTCCCGGCTAAGGAGATGACCGCGTACTATGGGAAACGTTCCGCTGTTTACCAGGCGTTGGTAAGCGGTAATGTTCTTTTCATTCTGCGCATACGCATACCAGTTGTCGCCGATAGCAGAAGCACCTAACCCTACCAGCAGGGAAGTATGGGTAACGGTGTAACCCATAAAGTTGCGGTGGAGTTTTCCTGCTTCATAAGCCGTCATTAATTCATCGCCGGGCAGGGCAAAATGGTCCATCCCTATTTCGGTGTACCCATGACTGGCAAACAGTGTTTTGCCCAGTTCGTATAAAGCGCGTTTCTCTTCATCTTTGGGCAGGTCAGCTTCTGAATACCGGCGTTGCCCCACTCCTTTTACCCAGGGCACATGTGCGTAGCTGTAAAAAGAGATCCTGTCGGGGCGGAGAAGCATTACCTGATCAATGGTTGTTTTTACGCTGGCATCCGTTTGCAGTGGTAAGCCGTATATAAGATCAAAGTTGATAGAAGTGTAGCCAATAGCACGCGCCTGATTTACGACCCTTGCTACTGTTTCAAAGGGCTGTATCCGGTTAATGATATCCTGTACTTTGGGATCAAAATCCTGGATGCCCAGGCTCATGCGCCGGAATCCCAGGTTGTACAGTGTTTGCATCTGCGCTTCGGTGGTATTGTTGGGATGCCCTTCAAAACTGAGGGAAGCATCCGGCAGCAATATGGCATCCTTGCACAGGCCATTTAACAATGCTTGCAGGTTGGTTGCACTGAAGAAGGTAGGGGTACCACCACCCAGGTGTATTTCCCGGATACGGGGTTTTTGCTCAAACACTTGCAGGTATAACCGCCATTCATTTAATACTGCCTGAATGTAGGGTTCTTCCACACTATGATTGATGGTAATGTATTTATTGCAGCCACAGTAAGTGCAGAGTTTTTCACAAAAGGGCAGGTGGATATAAATACTGATACCATCCTGATCATTAGATTCCTGAAATGAAGTTTTCAGCAATGATTTCCAGCTGTCCAGGTTAAAGTTGTTTTCATCCCAGTAAGGAACGGTAGGGTAACTGGTATACCGGGGCGCAGCGACATTATATTTCTGAATCAGGTTCATGTTGTTAAAGTTTAAGGGTGACAACAATGTTCCACTACTTTTTCGCTGTGGGAAGACATTGCCGGGCTAATGTATGGGATCCCCAGGTTCAGCCCACGCATGATGAGCAGTGCACCCATGATACCGATTACATAGGGAATCATACGGCGCATTTTATTACGAACGCTCATGCTGATAAGGTTACCGAAATAGGTAATAGCCATCATAGCGGGGAGTGTGCCGGCTCCGAATGCGCACATAAACAGTATCCCATTCTCTACATTACCCGTAGCCACGGAGCCGGCTATTCCCAGGTACACCAACCCACATGGTAATAACCCATTAAAAAAGCCGATTGCATATAAGGTGCGGAAGCGTTGCTGTTGTAATAACCCTCCCAGTATTTTTTTGATGCCGGAGGTAAATCCGTTTAAGAGGCGGGTACCCTGGATACGTTTACCGGCTACATAGTTTAGCAGCACCATACCGAGGAGCAGGCAACCCAAAGTAATAGAGAGCCATTGCTGGAGTCCACCCAGGTAAAACTGTCTGCCCAGCCAGCCAAAGATCATTCCCAGGATGGCATAGGCGGTGACGCGCCCACCGTTGTACAGCAGGATACCCAGCAGTTTTTTAGGACCGGTAAGATGTTGTACCGGCAGCGTAAGCGCAATAGGCCCGCACATCCCTATGCAATGAAAGCTGCCAAGGAAGCCCAGTGATAAAGCGGGAAGAATGATGGCCAGCATATTATTGGATATTTATGTATTCTTCCTGGAAATAAGGTTTGCCGCTCATCTCCCAACGCATTTTTACCCGGTAGCCTCCTTTTATAAAACGTTCTCTGCTTACCAGTAGTTGTCCGTGTTCATTCAGTTGCAGCGGCAGTACAAAGTCTTTACCGGAATCGGAAGGGCGGTAAAATAATACCTGTCCGGTGAGTGCACGGCCATGTAGTTCTTCCGGGAAGGTGATTTCCAGGTCTTGGTTGGATTGTGCCACCTTTACCGGAGCGGAAAGTTGTACTACATTGTCCTGCCCGTCAATTACCTGTTGATATTTAAGCTCTTCTGCATAATAGTCAGGCGTTACCATGTCTATTTTGGTACGGATGCTTTTGGTAACCAGGGTAAGCATACCCGCAGCAAACAGTACAAATACGATGATAATTTTATGTCCCCAATGCATAGTCTGTAGTTTTAAAAGTTATTCTTCGCCTTCCGCAGCACTTACGGGTCCGAGGAAGGTAGTTTTCAGTGATCCTACTTTTTTGGTACCGTCGTACAAGCCAATTTGCAAGCGTGATTTACGGTTTGTAATGGCTTTCCTGGGCAATACAACGAAAAAGGTACCTTGCCCCTGGTCTTCTGCTTTTACGTGAATCTCAGGCCTCCCAATGATCTCTATCTGCCCTTTGGCATCTTCGAGGCGAAGGGTGAGCGGTACTTCCTGTGTGGTTTTATTTACCAGGATGATCCGGTAGAGATTGGTGATACTATCTACACCCCTTTCCTGGTATAACATGCCTGCTGTACGGATGATAGTACCACTTACCGGTTCACGGCTCATCATGAGGTAGCTGATAATTCCCAGGATGGCTACCAGTACGGTGCTGTATACCTTTAAACGGGTTGTAAACCGAAGCGGTTGTTTGTTAGCAATACCATTTTCGGAAGCGTAGCGGATCAGTCCCTGCTGCAGGCCTACTTTATCCATCATAAAGTTGCAGGCATCTATACAGGCTGTACAGTTTACGCATTCCAGCTGGGTACCGTTACGGATGTCTATCCCGGTAGGGCATACTTTCACACATTGCATACAATCGATACAATCCCCTATTTCACGGGTTTCGTTCTTTTTAAATTTGCCCCTGGGTTCACCCCTTACGTAGTCATAGGCCACCAGTACGGAATCTTTATCCAGTAATACTCCTTGCAGCCGGCCATAAGGGCAAACTGTGGTGCATACCTGTTCTCTCATAAAGGCAAATACCCCATAGAACACACCGGAGAAAATAAGGATGGCAGTGAAGCCACCCTTATGCATGGCCAATGGTTCCGTTATAATTTTTTCCAGCTCCTTAGCCCCGATGATATAGGCGAGAAATACATTCGCGATCAAAAAGGAGAGGGCGAAGAAGAGGATATGTTTTCCTGTTTTTTTGATGATCTTTTCGGTATTCCAGGGTGCTTTATTCAGCAGCTTTTGCGCTGGAGCATCCCCTTCAATCCAGTATTCGATGCGGCGGAAGAGCATTTCCATAAAAATGGTCTGTGGGCACATCCATCCGCAAAAGAGGCGGCCAAAGGCCATGGTGAATACCACTATAAAAAGGATGAATGCCATCATGGCCAGTCCGAAGATGAAGAAATCCTGGGGCCAGAAGATGGCGCCAAACAGGATAAACTTTCCTTCCACTACATTTAACATAAACAATGGACGTCCGTTTATCTGAATAAACGGCAGGGAGAAAAACACGATGAAGTACAGGTAGCTAAGTATGCTCCTGGCCGTAAATAATTTGCCCTTGGGCTTTAATGCATAGATCCAGTTACGTTTCCCTTGCTTATCAACGGTAGCCAAACTGTCTCTGAAAGTTTCCTGTTCCATTTTTTTATCCATGATCCATGGATCGTTGTCCATGGTGATTGCCTTCTCAGGTAGTTGATCGTTCTGTCTTCACATTTCCTTTCGCGTCTTTCCTTTATGATAGTGCTTTGTAGCGGATGTTTTACAAGCGGCGGGCAGGCCACGTCCTGCCCGCTTTTTGCAAACTGTTGCATCCTCCGCTTTCACTTTCCATTGTCACATCTTCCATACTGTTGTACCTTTCCGCTGCACCTTTTCTATCTCACACTTTCATTGTTGCGTTTTCACATTTCCACGCTTTTTTTACTTCCTTGCTGTTACTGC contains the following coding sequences:
- a CDS encoding sulfite exporter TauE/SafE family protein, with the protein product MLAIILPALSLGFLGSFHCIGMCGPIALTLPVQHLTGPKKLLGILLYNGGRVTAYAILGMIFGWLGRQFYLGGLQQWLSITLGCLLLGMVLLNYVAGKRIQGTRLLNGFTSGIKKILGGLLQQQRFRTLYAIGFFNGLLPCGLVYLGIAGSVATGNVENGILFMCAFGAGTLPAMMAITYFGNLISMSVRNKMRRMIPYVIGIMGALLIMRGLNLGIPYISPAMSSHSEKVVEHCCHP
- a CDS encoding FixH family protein; this encodes MHWGHKIIIVFVLFAAGMLTLVTKSIRTKIDMVTPDYYAEELKYQQVIDGQDNVVQLSAPVKVAQSNQDLEITFPEELHGRALTGQVLFYRPSDSGKDFVLPLQLNEHGQLLVSRERFIKGGYRVKMRWEMSGKPYFQEEYINIQ
- the hemN gene encoding oxygen-independent coproporphyrinogen III oxidase, with amino-acid sequence MNLIQKYNVAAPRYTSYPTVPYWDENNFNLDSWKSLLKTSFQESNDQDGISIYIHLPFCEKLCTYCGCNKYITINHSVEEPYIQAVLNEWRLYLQVFEQKPRIREIHLGGGTPTFFSATNLQALLNGLCKDAILLPDASLSFEGHPNNTTEAQMQTLYNLGFRRMSLGIQDFDPKVQDIINRIQPFETVARVVNQARAIGYTSINFDLIYGLPLQTDASVKTTIDQVMLLRPDRISFYSYAHVPWVKGVGQRRYSEADLPKDEEKRALYELGKTLFASHGYTEIGMDHFALPGDELMTAYEAGKLHRNFMGYTVTHTSLLVGLGASAIGDNWYAYAQNEKNITAYQRLVNSGTFPIVRGHLLSREDLLIRKHIHALMCKFETSWNREDTQCDAIMEGLERLQELEKDGLVNVLPKKITVTPQGKPFIRNICMAFDARLWKQLPQTQIFSKAI
- the ccoG gene encoding cytochrome c oxidase accessory protein CcoG codes for the protein MDNDPWIMDKKMEQETFRDSLATVDKQGKRNWIYALKPKGKLFTARSILSYLYFIVFFSLPFIQINGRPLFMLNVVEGKFILFGAIFWPQDFFIFGLAMMAFILFIVVFTMAFGRLFCGWMCPQTIFMEMLFRRIEYWIEGDAPAQKLLNKAPWNTEKIIKKTGKHILFFALSFLIANVFLAYIIGAKELEKIITEPLAMHKGGFTAILIFSGVFYGVFAFMREQVCTTVCPYGRLQGVLLDKDSVLVAYDYVRGEPRGKFKKNETREIGDCIDCMQCVKVCPTGIDIRNGTQLECVNCTACIDACNFMMDKVGLQQGLIRYASENGIANKQPLRFTTRLKVYSTVLVAILGIISYLMMSREPVSGTIIRTAGMLYQERGVDSITNLYRIILVNKTTQEVPLTLRLEDAKGQIEIIGRPEIHVKAEDQGQGTFFVVLPRKAITNRKSRLQIGLYDGTKKVGSLKTTFLGPVSAAEGEE